A window from Paraburkholderia acidiphila encodes these proteins:
- a CDS encoding IclR family transcriptional regulator: protein MNAPDPLPEEKSKAPAVDGALDILEALVQSTWPLTLSEIAERVNLPVTSCHRILGTLLQRGMVVRDLQRRKAYCAGARLFQMASAAYLQQPIVPLFHPIADVLKNELHQGVKLSVQAGSHALVVAHVAWPFADTFGVYVGLSDVLHRCAAGKAMMSMLPVNVQKHYWSEFISARAPDTASALAGVEAWMHELAEIKRVGYALTRSDIGPSVCELAAPVLNRRGEPLAAMGVSFAAPHDVRSYVTPLIQATWQLSSRLG, encoded by the coding sequence ATGAACGCGCCCGATCCATTGCCCGAAGAAAAATCGAAAGCCCCCGCCGTAGACGGGGCGCTCGACATTCTGGAAGCGCTAGTCCAGTCCACGTGGCCGCTCACGCTTTCGGAGATCGCGGAGCGCGTGAACCTCCCCGTTACGAGCTGCCACCGCATTCTCGGCACGCTGCTGCAGAGGGGGATGGTGGTGCGCGACCTGCAGCGCAGGAAGGCGTACTGCGCGGGCGCGAGGCTCTTCCAGATGGCGTCCGCCGCCTATCTGCAACAGCCGATTGTGCCGCTATTCCACCCAATCGCCGACGTTCTGAAAAACGAGTTGCACCAGGGCGTGAAACTGAGCGTGCAGGCGGGCTCGCACGCGCTCGTTGTCGCCCATGTTGCGTGGCCGTTCGCCGATACCTTCGGGGTCTATGTGGGCCTGTCCGACGTGCTGCATCGGTGCGCCGCCGGCAAAGCCATGATGAGCATGCTTCCCGTGAATGTGCAGAAGCACTACTGGAGCGAGTTCATCTCGGCACGTGCGCCGGATACGGCGTCTGCGCTCGCCGGCGTAGAGGCATGGATGCACGAGCTTGCTGAGATCAAGCGCGTCGGCTATGCGTTAACCCGCTCGGACATCGGTCCCAGTGTTTGCGAACTTGCGGCGCCGGTACTCAACCGCCGCGGCGAACCGCTGGCCGCCATGGGCGTGTCTTTCGCTGCACCGCACGACGTGCGCAGTTATGTCACGCCGCTGATCCAGGCGACCTGGCAACTATCGTCGCGACTTGGATAG
- a CDS encoding formylglycine-generating enzyme family protein has translation MRYRLTLAALAVTAFAVAFAASSASTLTSSADGFDSLNRGRPLAPLGNERQCERYSGLPANWGSDRKAGMVHLQGGSFVFGSTAGYPDERPVPGGGKTRVAGFWIDQTDVTVAQFAAFVEATHYVSEAEQQGGAAVFRVPTAEQMNARDLAWWSWVPGASWRHPQGPGSDVDGRGNLPVTLVTLRDALAYAHWLGRDLPTEAEWEYAGKAGREGADLDTAPTDANGKPTANYWQGVFPVLNTAEDGHAGLAPVGCYAANAFRLYDMIGNAWEWTRDAYTGPHQPHTNGDTAAVAPAGRRHDTLMVIKGGSFLCARDYCVRYRASSREQQEADLAASHIGFRTILRDAS, from the coding sequence ATGCGGTATCGACTGACACTCGCGGCGCTGGCGGTGACGGCGTTCGCTGTGGCGTTCGCGGCATCGAGCGCCTCGACACTCACGTCGTCTGCCGACGGCTTCGATTCGCTCAACCGCGGCCGCCCGCTCGCGCCGCTCGGCAACGAGCGTCAGTGCGAGCGCTATTCGGGGCTGCCTGCCAATTGGGGCAGCGACCGCAAGGCGGGCATGGTGCATCTGCAAGGCGGTTCGTTCGTGTTCGGCAGCACGGCGGGCTACCCGGACGAGCGACCCGTACCCGGTGGCGGCAAAACGCGCGTGGCGGGCTTCTGGATCGACCAGACCGATGTGACGGTGGCGCAGTTCGCGGCGTTCGTCGAAGCCACGCACTACGTGAGCGAAGCGGAGCAGCAGGGGGGCGCGGCGGTGTTTCGCGTGCCCACGGCCGAGCAGATGAATGCGCGCGATCTCGCCTGGTGGTCGTGGGTGCCGGGTGCGTCCTGGCGGCATCCGCAGGGGCCGGGCAGCGACGTGGACGGCCGGGGCAACCTGCCCGTCACGCTCGTGACGCTGCGCGACGCGCTCGCCTACGCGCACTGGCTGGGCCGCGACCTGCCGACGGAGGCCGAGTGGGAATATGCGGGCAAGGCGGGCCGCGAGGGCGCGGATCTCGACACCGCACCCACCGACGCCAACGGCAAGCCCACGGCGAACTACTGGCAGGGCGTCTTTCCGGTACTCAACACCGCCGAGGACGGCCACGCAGGCCTCGCTCCTGTGGGCTGCTACGCGGCCAATGCGTTTCGCCTCTACGACATGATCGGCAATGCCTGGGAATGGACGCGCGACGCGTACACCGGGCCGCATCAACCGCACACCAATGGCGACACGGCGGCGGTGGCGCCCGCGGGGCGGCGGCACGACACGCTCATGGTCATCAAGGGCGGCTCGTTCCTGTGCGCGCGCGACTATTGCGTGCGCTATCGGGCGTCGTCGCGGGAACAGCAGGAGGCCGATCTCGCGGCTTCGCATATTGGCTTTCGCACGATTTTGAGGGACGCGTCATGA
- a CDS encoding DUF4148 domain-containing protein — MKLAQSLAAAALTALVAVPALSFAQSSQPVTRAEVKAELVQLQKAGYNPASDNTQYPANLQAALSRVSAENGAAASAFGGTVEGASAAGSRMHVRAVSNASGANAADQDVVGLEPIYAHS, encoded by the coding sequence ATGAAGCTCGCACAATCGCTCGCCGCCGCCGCGCTTACCGCCCTCGTCGCCGTTCCCGCGCTCTCGTTCGCCCAGTCGAGCCAACCGGTCACCCGCGCCGAAGTAAAGGCAGAACTCGTGCAACTCCAGAAGGCGGGCTACAACCCGGCCAGCGACAACACGCAATACCCCGCGAACCTGCAAGCCGCGCTCTCGCGCGTGAGCGCAGAGAATGGCGCAGCGGCGTCGGCATTCGGCGGGACGGTTGAGGGGGCTTCCGCGGCTGGCAGCCGTATGCACGTTCGCGCGGTATCGAATGCCTCCGGTGCGAATGCGGCGGATCAGGATGTCGTTGGCCTCGAACCGATCTACGCTCACTCGTAA
- a CDS encoding arylsulfatase: MKKANRSTQAPRIRIACALVASVVALASCGGTNSGGSPVASAAITHKQPNILYIMADDLGYSDIHAFGGEINTPNLDALVQSGRILTNHHAGTVCAITRSMLISGTDHHLVGEGTMGVPTDERRGLPGYEGYLNDRALSVAQLLKDAGYHTYMAGKWHLGSGIVGSATGSGQTPDQWGFEHSYALLGGAATNHFAHELAGSTNYTEDGQYVQPGQPGQPGGAGGNPAVFYSTNFYTQKLIAYIDSNKGDGKPFFAYAAYTSPHWPLQVPDPWLHKYAGVYDAGYDAIRNARIARQKALGLIPADFTPFEGLPETLTRSPATANNGTANAKYISAVHPASEGYADYGQGNVDKAWASLSADERKAQARYMEIYAGMVENLDYNIGLLIQHLKDIGEYDNTFIMFQSDNGAEGWPIDSGADPTATDTANAQEPVYSSLGTDNGLQNAKRLQYGLRWAEVSATPLRLTKGYSAEGGVSVPAIVHLPGQATQLPSLGIFTHVTDNTATFLDVAGVTPPNQAAPALINTLTGVDQNKGKVVYNNRYVYPVTGKSLLAQLNGKTTAEAHTEAFGDEAYGRAYLRSADGRWKALWTEPPLGPMDGHWQLYDLTKDRGETTDVSTQNPSVIQSLVNQWNTYMSNVGGVEPLRPQGYY, from the coding sequence ATGAAAAAAGCCAACCGGTCGACGCAAGCTCCCCGTATCCGCATCGCATGCGCCCTTGTCGCCAGCGTTGTCGCGCTCGCCTCGTGCGGCGGCACAAACAGCGGCGGTTCGCCCGTGGCGAGCGCCGCCATCACGCACAAGCAGCCCAATATCCTCTACATCATGGCGGACGATCTGGGCTACTCGGACATTCATGCGTTCGGCGGCGAGATCAACACGCCGAACCTCGACGCGCTCGTGCAGTCGGGCCGCATCCTCACGAATCATCACGCGGGTACGGTGTGCGCGATTACGCGCTCGATGCTGATTTCGGGCACCGACCATCACCTCGTGGGCGAGGGCACCATGGGCGTGCCCACCGACGAGCGGCGCGGCCTGCCCGGTTACGAAGGCTATCTCAACGACCGCGCGCTTTCGGTTGCGCAACTGCTCAAGGACGCCGGGTATCACACGTACATGGCGGGCAAGTGGCATCTCGGCTCGGGTATCGTTGGGAGTGCTACGGGTAGCGGACAAACGCCGGATCAATGGGGCTTCGAGCATAGCTACGCGCTGCTGGGGGGCGCCGCGACCAATCACTTCGCGCACGAACTCGCGGGCTCGACGAACTACACCGAAGACGGCCAGTACGTGCAGCCCGGACAACCGGGCCAGCCCGGCGGCGCGGGCGGCAATCCGGCTGTGTTCTACTCCACGAACTTCTACACGCAGAAGCTCATCGCGTACATCGACTCAAACAAGGGTGACGGCAAACCGTTCTTCGCCTACGCCGCCTATACGTCGCCGCACTGGCCGCTCCAGGTGCCGGACCCCTGGCTGCACAAATACGCGGGCGTGTACGACGCAGGCTACGACGCCATTCGCAACGCGCGCATTGCGCGGCAGAAGGCGCTCGGCCTCATTCCCGCCGATTTCACGCCGTTCGAAGGCTTGCCCGAAACGCTCACCCGCTCGCCCGCCACGGCCAACAACGGCACGGCGAACGCGAAGTACATCAGCGCCGTGCATCCGGCCTCCGAGGGCTACGCCGATTACGGCCAGGGCAACGTCGACAAGGCGTGGGCCAGCCTTTCCGCGGACGAGCGCAAGGCGCAGGCGCGCTACATGGAGATCTATGCGGGCATGGTCGAGAATCTCGACTACAACATCGGACTCCTGATCCAGCATTTGAAGGACATTGGCGAATACGACAATACCTTCATCATGTTCCAGTCCGACAACGGCGCGGAAGGCTGGCCGATCGACTCGGGCGCCGACCCCACCGCCACCGATACGGCGAACGCCCAGGAGCCCGTGTATTCGTCGCTCGGCACGGACAACGGTCTACAGAACGCAAAGCGCCTGCAGTATGGCCTGCGCTGGGCCGAAGTGAGCGCCACGCCGCTGCGCCTCACGAAGGGCTATTCGGCGGAGGGCGGCGTGTCGGTGCCGGCCATCGTTCATTTGCCGGGGCAGGCTACGCAGTTGCCGTCGCTTGGCATCTTCACGCACGTCACCGACAACACGGCCACTTTCCTCGACGTGGCCGGCGTCACGCCGCCGAACCAGGCCGCGCCCGCGCTCATCAACACGCTCACGGGCGTGGACCAGAACAAGGGAAAGGTGGTCTACAACAACCGCTATGTATATCCGGTAACAGGAAAGTCGTTGCTTGCGCAACTGAATGGCAAGACGACTGCGGAAGCGCACACGGAAGCGTTCGGCGACGAAGCCTATGGCCGTGCGTATCTGCGCAGCGCGGATGGCCGCTGGAAGGCCTTGTGGACGGAGCCGCCGCTCGGCCCCATGGACGGCCACTGGCAGCTCTACGACCTCACGAAGGACCGCGGCGAAACCACGGATGTCTCGACGCAGAATCCCTCGGTGATCCAGAGCCTCGTGAACCAGTGGAACACGTATATGAGCAACGTGGGCGGCGTCGAACCGTTGCGTCCGCAAGGTTATTACTAA
- a CDS encoding MetQ/NlpA family lipoprotein, protein MSVRRRSLAAWLLAVALSGMAHAAPDPVRVGVTRGAHAEIMGEVQRTAAARGLTLDVVVFDDAGAIDGALAAGRIDAASFEDEADVAAARRAHGYAIAAIAPTVALPMALYSRKLPSLNQLRPGSTIAIPDDARGMARALILLQNYTLVTLRESAGLHATTADITGNRLHLKIVRVPHARLARALDTAAFVAMENDDAARAGLQPARDSIGIEDARSPYADVLAVRDADRTQPWARELVAAYHSNEVAHFILTRYQDSVRRPW, encoded by the coding sequence ATGAGCGTGAGACGCAGGTCGCTGGCCGCATGGCTGCTTGCCGTAGCGCTGAGCGGCATGGCGCACGCGGCGCCCGATCCAGTCCGCGTGGGCGTGACGCGCGGCGCGCACGCCGAGATCATGGGCGAGGTGCAACGTACGGCGGCGGCGCGCGGCCTGACGCTCGACGTCGTCGTGTTCGACGACGCCGGGGCGATCGACGGCGCGCTGGCGGCGGGCCGCATCGACGCGGCGAGCTTCGAGGACGAAGCGGACGTGGCCGCCGCGCGCCGCGCGCATGGCTATGCGATTGCGGCCATCGCGCCTACGGTCGCGCTGCCGATGGCGTTGTACTCACGCAAACTGCCGAGCCTCAATCAACTGCGCCCCGGCTCGACAATCGCGATTCCCGACGACGCGCGCGGCATGGCCCGCGCGCTGATCCTGCTGCAGAACTACACGCTGGTGACGCTACGCGAAAGCGCCGGGCTGCACGCCACGACGGCGGATATCACGGGCAACCGGCTGCACCTCAAGATCGTCCGCGTGCCTCACGCGCGGCTCGCGCGTGCGCTCGACACAGCGGCCTTCGTGGCGATGGAGAACGACGACGCGGCGCGCGCCGGGCTGCAGCCGGCGCGCGACAGCATCGGCATCGAAGACGCACGCTCGCCTTACGCCGACGTGCTCGCCGTGCGCGACGCGGACCGGACGCAGCCCTGGGCGCGCGAACTGGTGGCCGCGTACCACTCGAACGAGGTCGCGCACTTCATCCTCACCCGCTACCAGGACTCGGTGCGGCGGCCATGGTAG
- a CDS encoding YkgJ family cysteine cluster protein: protein MVGPAHYAEHYALACTACGKCCNSPPSMSLAELLRHGERFVGCLAIGRQPAHRAGEHTLDAADAAAIDELSQALFHRSAAFGSDWIVLTLQGYDYPSLGRCPALADDGRCTLHETGKPAMCAAVPLDPLWPDRLQTRVLEGRRESAQWLGADCIRTTATATAGATPLVHEGKVADAEALTRFRGALAFERGIWRDAVFASLHEAAADLRDALARLGAGGHLTVSLAPALMAAARVSARCRELCVAYIDNQIALIERTVEAALARRRLDDRPVTRELRGFAQAYAGARELLAAPGWRHDAARADAPEIEAWLGAA, encoded by the coding sequence ATGGTAGGACCCGCGCACTATGCGGAGCACTACGCGCTCGCGTGCACGGCGTGCGGGAAATGCTGCAACAGCCCGCCGTCGATGTCGCTGGCGGAATTGCTACGGCATGGGGAGCGCTTCGTGGGGTGTCTTGCGATCGGGCGTCAGCCGGCACACCGCGCGGGCGAGCACACACTGGACGCCGCCGACGCAGCTGCGATCGACGAACTCTCGCAGGCCCTTTTCCACCGCAGCGCCGCATTCGGCAGCGACTGGATCGTGCTGACGCTACAAGGGTACGACTATCCGTCGCTCGGCCGCTGCCCGGCGTTGGCCGACGACGGGCGCTGCACGCTGCACGAAACCGGCAAGCCCGCCATGTGCGCGGCGGTGCCGCTCGATCCGCTATGGCCGGATCGTCTGCAAACGCGGGTGCTGGAAGGAAGGCGCGAAAGCGCGCAATGGCTCGGTGCGGATTGCATCCGCACGACGGCGACGGCGACCGCGGGCGCGACGCCGCTGGTGCATGAAGGCAAGGTGGCAGATGCTGAAGCGCTAACGCGCTTTCGCGGGGCGCTGGCATTCGAGCGCGGCATTTGGCGCGACGCTGTGTTCGCCTCGCTGCACGAGGCGGCCGCGGACCTGCGCGACGCGCTGGCCCGGCTTGGTGCGGGCGGACATCTGACGGTTTCGCTCGCCCCGGCGCTCATGGCGGCGGCGCGTGTGTCCGCGCGCTGCCGCGAGCTTTGCGTGGCGTACATCGACAACCAGATCGCGCTGATCGAGCGCACGGTGGAAGCGGCACTAGCCCGGCGCCGTCTGGACGACCGGCCGGTTACGCGTGAACTGCGTGGCTTTGCGCAAGCCTATGCCGGCGCGCGCGAACTTCTGGCGGCACCAGGATGGCGGCACGATGCGGCGCGCGCGGATGCCCCCGAAATCGAGGCCTGGCTGGGCGCCGCATAA
- a CDS encoding NfeD family protein, with protein MRDHRPSHAAVHDAPPAHPHHPFPARLARAVVFVALLLAWAALAAAVALPAAFAAANPPVVVMTVNGAIGPASADFIVRSLERAARERAPLAILELDTPGGLDTSMRQIIKAILASPVPVAAFVAPGGARAASAGTYIVYASHFAAMAPGTNLGAASPVQLGVGGGGPAGGPMGGPAGLPEAASGASVPRADDNASTEARKVMHDSAAYIRGLAQLRGRNVAWGERAVREAVSLSDEEARDQHVIDLIAQDPADLARQLDGRTVTTTAGTLRLATAHAPLETVAPDWRNRFLAIIADPNVALILLTIGVYGLFFEFANPGFVLPGVAGAICLLVGLFAMQLLPVNYAGLGLVLLGLACLIAEAFLPTFGVLGFGGIVAFAIGALMLMDTGEPGYGIPLPLIAGLALGGAAFVATVSSVALRARRRPVVTGAEAMVGAIGEVIDEGLHPDSRPGHTALSTGWARVHGERWRVACATPLAAGSRVRVNSRSGLTLTVTPLHGAVHAHDKAHDTANSQGEPS; from the coding sequence ATGCGCGATCATCGCCCCTCGCATGCCGCGGTGCACGACGCTCCGCCCGCTCATCCGCACCATCCGTTCCCGGCGCGGCTTGCTCGCGCCGTTGTGTTCGTCGCGTTGCTGCTTGCGTGGGCCGCGCTGGCGGCCGCGGTCGCGTTGCCAGCGGCCTTCGCTGCAGCGAATCCGCCTGTCGTCGTGATGACCGTGAACGGGGCGATCGGACCCGCCAGCGCCGATTTCATCGTCCGTTCGCTGGAACGCGCTGCGCGCGAGCGCGCGCCGCTGGCGATCCTCGAACTGGATACGCCCGGCGGCCTCGACACCTCGATGCGGCAGATCATCAAGGCGATCCTGGCCTCCCCGGTGCCGGTCGCGGCGTTCGTCGCGCCCGGCGGCGCACGCGCCGCGAGCGCGGGCACCTATATCGTCTATGCAAGCCATTTCGCGGCCATGGCGCCGGGGACCAATCTCGGCGCGGCTTCGCCGGTGCAGCTTGGCGTGGGCGGCGGCGGCCCCGCCGGTGGGCCCATGGGTGGTCCCGCAGGCCTCCCGGAGGCCGCTTCCGGCGCCTCGGTGCCGCGCGCCGACGACAACGCATCGACGGAAGCCCGCAAGGTCATGCACGACTCCGCCGCCTACATTCGCGGCCTCGCGCAACTGCGCGGACGCAACGTGGCGTGGGGCGAGCGCGCGGTGCGCGAGGCGGTGAGCCTCTCCGACGAAGAGGCGCGCGACCAGCACGTGATCGACCTGATCGCGCAGGACCCCGCCGATCTCGCGCGCCAGCTCGACGGCCGCACCGTCACGACCACGGCGGGCACGCTGCGCCTCGCCACCGCGCACGCGCCGCTGGAAACCGTCGCGCCCGACTGGCGCAACCGCTTCCTCGCCATCATCGCCGACCCGAACGTCGCGCTGATTCTGCTGACTATCGGCGTGTACGGGCTCTTCTTCGAATTCGCCAACCCCGGCTTCGTGCTGCCCGGCGTGGCGGGGGCGATCTGCCTGCTCGTGGGTCTGTTCGCCATGCAATTGCTGCCCGTGAACTACGCGGGCCTCGGGCTCGTGCTGCTCGGACTCGCGTGTCTAATCGCGGAAGCCTTCTTGCCGACGTTTGGCGTGCTGGGCTTTGGCGGCATCGTGGCGTTCGCCATCGGCGCGCTCATGCTGATGGACACCGGCGAGCCCGGCTACGGCATTCCCTTGCCGCTCATTGCGGGCCTCGCGCTCGGCGGCGCGGCGTTCGTCGCCACCGTGTCCAGCGTGGCCCTGCGCGCGCGGCGTCGCCCCGTGGTGACCGGCGCGGAGGCCATGGTGGGCGCCATCGGCGAAGTGATCGACGAGGGCCTGCATCCCGATTCGCGGCCCGGCCACACGGCATTGTCCACGGGCTGGGCGCGCGTGCATGGCGAGCGCTGGCGCGTGGCCTGCGCCACGCCGCTGGCCGCCGGCAGCCGCGTGCGCGTGAACTCGCGCAGCGGTCTCACGCTCACCGTCACCCCGCTGCACGGCGCGGTGCACGCGCACGACAAGGCGCACGACACGGCAAACAGCCAGGGAGAACCTTCATGA
- a CDS encoding slipin family protein produces MIGFTFGFTGLLIALVVLIALSSIRIFKEYERGVVFMLGRFWKVKGPGLVLIIPVVQVAVRIDLRTVVFDVPSQDVITRDNVSVKVNAVVYFRVVDPEKAVIQVARYVEATSQLAQTTLRAVLGKHELDALLAEREQLNADIQKTLDAQTDAWGIKVSNVEIKHVDLNETMIRAIARQAEAERERRAKVIHAEGELQASEKLLQAAQCLAKQPQAMQLRYLQTLTTIAADKNSTIVFPLPIELLNALIERLSTPRES; encoded by the coding sequence ATGATCGGCTTCACGTTCGGCTTCACAGGTCTTCTGATCGCGCTGGTGGTGCTGATCGCGTTATCGTCCATCCGCATCTTCAAGGAGTACGAACGCGGCGTCGTGTTCATGCTCGGGCGCTTCTGGAAGGTCAAGGGGCCGGGCCTCGTGCTCATCATTCCCGTCGTGCAGGTGGCCGTGCGTATCGACCTGCGCACCGTGGTGTTCGACGTGCCTTCGCAAGACGTCATCACACGCGACAACGTTTCCGTGAAGGTGAACGCCGTGGTCTATTTTCGCGTGGTGGACCCGGAAAAGGCCGTGATTCAGGTCGCGCGCTATGTCGAGGCGACGAGCCAGCTTGCGCAAACCACGCTGCGCGCCGTGCTCGGCAAACACGAACTCGACGCCCTGCTCGCCGAGCGCGAGCAACTCAACGCCGACATCCAGAAAACGCTCGACGCGCAAACGGACGCGTGGGGCATCAAGGTGTCGAACGTCGAGATCAAGCACGTGGACCTCAACGAAACGATGATCCGGGCGATCGCGCGCCAGGCCGAAGCCGAACGCGAGCGCCGCGCAAAAGTGATTCACGCGGAAGGCGAACTGCAGGCGTCCGAAAAATTGCTGCAGGCCGCGCAATGTCTCGCGAAGCAGCCGCAGGCCATGCAACTGCGGTATCTGCAGACGCTTACCACCATCGCCGCCGACAAGAATTCCACCATCGTCTTCCCGTTGCCGATCGAGTTGCTCAACGCGCTAATCGAGCGGCTCAGTACGCCGCGTGAATCCTGA
- the fusA gene encoding elongation factor G, which yields MDYSPEAIRTIALVGHAGCGKTSLAEALLHQGGALHAPGSVNRGTALCDFDPLERKYHHSLNSAIAHLDHQGTRIYLLDTPGYPDFAGMSMSALPAVETAAIVINARTGIEMSTTRMMAYAQQRKLCRMIVVNGIDAEKVDLPGLLAQIQETFGKTCLPINLPAQGGREVVDCFFNPVGEADFYSVEAAHNALIDQVIELDPELMELYLEQGEAISPEQLHAPFERALREGHLVPVCFTSTATGAGIAQLLDVFVKLLPNVTEGNPPLFYREVDGKEGKEPVRAEPDADKHVLAHVFKIVMDPYIGKVAVFRIHQGTVTRDSQLYIGNARQPFKVAHLLMLQGKEHTEVQRAGPGNICAVAKADDIGFDAVLHDAPEDGNIHLTPPAFPNPIYGLAIEPARPGNEQRVWEVLQKLAAEDPCLQIDHPEGTNETVVRGLGELHLRYMLERLTDQYKLEVVTRPPTIAWRETIGGKAEGHCRHKKQTGGAGQFGEVMLRVEPLPRGAGFEFVDAVKGGAIPSQFMPAVEKGILQVIDSGPLAGFPMQDVRVIVYDGKHHPVDSKEVAFVTAGRKAFIDAVLKAQPIVLEPIVDIEVMTPEAAMGDIIGDLSSRRGQVHGTRTMGGQAMVIAGKVPLAELNDYQSRLNSLAGGHGNYSIQLSHYDPVPPTHQERLAAQHKGRGESVE from the coding sequence ATGGATTACAGTCCCGAAGCCATCCGCACGATCGCTCTGGTCGGCCATGCCGGCTGCGGCAAGACCTCGCTTGCCGAAGCGCTCCTGCACCAGGGCGGCGCGCTGCACGCGCCAGGCAGCGTGAATCGCGGCACCGCCCTCTGCGATTTCGATCCCCTCGAACGCAAGTACCACCACTCCCTCAATTCCGCCATCGCCCACCTGGACCACCAGGGCACGCGCATCTACCTGCTCGACACGCCCGGCTACCCCGACTTCGCCGGCATGTCGATGAGCGCGCTGCCCGCGGTGGAAACGGCGGCCATCGTCATCAACGCGCGCACCGGCATCGAAATGTCCACGACGCGCATGATGGCGTATGCGCAGCAGCGCAAGCTGTGCCGGATGATCGTCGTGAACGGCATCGACGCGGAAAAGGTCGATTTGCCTGGACTGCTCGCGCAGATACAGGAGACCTTCGGCAAGACGTGTTTGCCGATCAATCTGCCCGCGCAAGGCGGACGTGAAGTGGTGGACTGCTTTTTCAACCCTGTGGGCGAAGCCGATTTTTATTCGGTGGAAGCCGCGCACAATGCGCTCATCGACCAGGTGATCGAACTCGATCCCGAGTTGATGGAGCTGTACCTCGAACAAGGCGAAGCGATCAGCCCCGAGCAATTGCACGCGCCGTTCGAACGCGCGTTGCGCGAAGGGCACCTCGTGCCGGTGTGCTTCACCTCTACCGCGACGGGCGCGGGCATCGCGCAACTGCTCGACGTGTTCGTGAAACTTCTGCCCAATGTCACCGAAGGCAATCCGCCGCTCTTTTACCGCGAGGTGGACGGCAAGGAAGGCAAGGAGCCCGTACGCGCCGAACCGGACGCCGATAAACACGTGCTCGCGCATGTGTTCAAGATCGTGATGGACCCGTATATCGGCAAGGTGGCCGTGTTTCGCATTCATCAGGGCACGGTGACGCGTGACAGCCAGCTCTATATCGGCAACGCGCGGCAGCCGTTCAAGGTGGCGCATCTGCTCATGCTGCAGGGTAAAGAGCATACGGAAGTCCAACGCGCGGGGCCAGGCAATATCTGCGCGGTGGCGAAGGCCGACGATATCGGCTTCGACGCCGTGCTGCACGACGCCCCCGAAGACGGCAACATCCACCTCACACCGCCTGCGTTTCCGAATCCGATTTACGGTCTCGCTATCGAGCCCGCGCGCCCCGGCAACGAGCAGCGCGTGTGGGAAGTGCTGCAAAAGCTCGCGGCGGAAGACCCTTGCCTGCAGATCGATCACCCCGAGGGCACCAACGAGACCGTTGTACGCGGGCTCGGCGAGCTGCATTTGCGCTACATGCTGGAGCGGCTAACCGATCAGTACAAACTCGAAGTGGTGACACGGCCGCCTACGATCGCATGGCGCGAGACGATTGGCGGCAAAGCCGAGGGTCATTGCCGCCACAAGAAGCAGACCGGCGGCGCGGGGCAGTTCGGCGAGGTCATGCTGCGTGTCGAGCCGTTGCCGCGCGGTGCGGGCTTCGAATTCGTGGATGCCGTGAAAGGCGGCGCGATTCCTTCGCAGTTCATGCCAGCGGTGGAAAAAGGCATCTTGCAGGTGATCGACAGCGGACCGCTCGCGGGTTTTCCCATGCAGGACGTGCGCGTGATCGTGTACGACGGCAAGCACCATCCGGTGGATTCGAAGGAAGTGGCGTTCGTTACCGCGGGGCGCAAGGCGTTTATCGATGCGGTTTTGAAGGCACAGCCTATTGTGCTCGAACCGATTGTCGACATCGAGGTGATGACGCCCGAGGCCGCGATGGGTGACATCATCGGCGATCTTTCCTCGCGGCGCGGGCAGGTGCACGGCACGCGCACGATGGGCGGGCAGGCCATGGTCATTGCGGGGAAGGTGCCGCTGGCCGAACTCAACGACTATCAGTCGCGGCTGAATTCGCTCGCGGGCGGGCATGGGAATTACAGTATTCAGCTGAGCCACTACGATCCGGTGCCGCCGACGCATCAGGAAAGGCTGGCCGCGCAGCATAAAGGGCGGGGGGAGAGTGTGGAGTGA